A genomic region of Papaver somniferum cultivar HN1 chromosome 7, ASM357369v1, whole genome shotgun sequence contains the following coding sequences:
- the LOC113299290 gene encoding ABC transporter I family member 17-like isoform X2, translating to MEARSDEILQHLLVDIVDDDRNGEENKKPKLQIRELSKVLDTTGVQILFDVCVDIPKGLIVGIIGPSGSGKSTVLRSLNRLWDPPKNTVFLDNQDILDLDVLSLRRKVGMLFQSPVLFQGTVGDNIRYGPKLTGKKLSDDEVTKLLALADLDSSFASKNGNELSVGQAQRVALARTLANDPEVLLLDEPTSALDPISTQAIEDTILKLKKTHKLTTVIVSHSVRQIQRIVDVIYLLVEGKIVEVLRPDRLSEASHPMARKFLELS from the exons ATGGAGGCCAGATCAG ATGAAATATTGCAGCATTTACTAGTGGATATAGTTGATGATGATCGTAATggtgaagaaaataagaaaccgaAACTCCAAATTCGTGAATTATCAAAAGTATTAGACACAACAGGTGTACAGATACTGTTTGATGTATGTGTTGATATACCGAAAGGATTAATCGTTGGGATTATTGGTCCCAGTGGTAGTGGGAAGTCAACGGTTTTGAGATCTTTGAATCGATTGTGGGATCCACCTAAAAACACTGTGTTCCTTGATAATCAAGATATACTTGATCTTGATGTTCTTTCACTGAGGCGCAAAGTAGGAATGCTTTTTCAATCCCCTGTTCTCTTCCAAG GAACTGTTGGGGACAACATTAGATATGGTCCGAAATTGACAGgtaaaaagctatcagatgacgAAGTAACCAAGCTACTCGCCCTAGCTGACCTTGATTCTTCTTTCGCTAGCAAAAATGGCAATGAACTTTCTGTTGGGCAAGCTCAAAGAGTTGCTTTAGCTAGAACACTAGCCAATGACCCTGAG GTATTACTATTGGATGAACCAACCAGTGCTCTTGATCCAATCTCGACACAGGCCATAGAAGACACAATCTTGAAGCTCAAGAAGACACATAAGCTAACAACTGTCATAGTTTCTCACAGTGTTAGGCAAATCCAAAGGATTGTCGATGTAATATATCTCCTAGTTGAAGGTAAGATTGTTGAAGTTTTAAGACCTGATCGTCTCTCTGAAGCCAGTCATCCGATGGCTCGAAAGTTCCTCGAACTCAGCTAG
- the LOC113299290 gene encoding ABC transporter I family member 17-like isoform X1: MDNHNSTSDGDDELQHLVVKVVDGEEEEQRPKLRVSGLSRVLEPSGLSILSEVTVEILAGSIVGIIGPSGSGKSTFLRALNRMWDPPKHTVFLDDQDIHNLDVLSLRRKIGMLFQVPALFPGTVGDNIRYGPKLTGKKLSDDEVTKLLALADLDSSFASKNGNELSVGQAQRVALARTLANDPEVLLLDEPTSALDPISTQAIEDTILKLKKTHKLTTVIVSHSVRQIQRIVDVIYLLVEGKIVEVLRPDRLSEASHPMARKFLELS; this comes from the exons ATGGTGATGATGAATTACAACATCTAGTGGTGAAAGTTGTTGATGGAGAGGAGGAAGAACAGAGACCCAAACTTAGAGTTAGTGGATTATCAAGAGTGTTGGAACCATCAGGACTGAGTATATTGAGTGAAGTTACTGTTGAAATACTAGCAGGATCAATAGTTGGTATTATTGGACCGAGTGGAAGTGGAAAATCTACGTTTTTAAGAGCTTTGAATCGTATGTGGGATCCGCCGAAACATACAGTGTTTCTCGATGATCAAGATATTCATAATCTTGATGTTCTTTCTCTTCGACGCAAGATAGGAATGTTGTTTCAAGTTCCGGCTCTTTTTCCAG GAACTGTTGGGGACAACATTAGATATGGTCCGAAATTGACAGgtaaaaagctatcagatgacgAAGTAACCAAGCTACTCGCCCTAGCTGACCTTGATTCTTCTTTCGCTAGCAAAAATGGCAATGAACTTTCTGTTGGGCAAGCTCAAAGAGTTGCTTTAGCTAGAACACTAGCCAATGACCCTGAG GTATTACTATTGGATGAACCAACCAGTGCTCTTGATCCAATCTCGACACAGGCCATAGAAGACACAATCTTGAAGCTCAAGAAGACACATAAGCTAACAACTGTCATAGTTTCTCACAGTGTTAGGCAAATCCAAAGGATTGTCGATGTAATATATCTCCTAGTTGAAGGTAAGATTGTTGAAGTTTTAAGACCTGATCGTCTCTCTGAAGCCAGTCATCCGATGGCTCGAAAGTTCCTCGAACTCAGCTAG